TTCGCAAGATGAAGTTACTAGGAAGATTGTGGAGATATGCTTACCTTGTATCGGCCGCCCAAAGAGGTTGGACATCATATCTCATCTCTAACAAATGATAAATGTATCCTCTTTTATTTTACAATAACAGTATGTTTTTTTGTGTGTATATGCAGTGTCCAAGACCTCAATGAATTTTTGATGAGTAATCCTATTGTGTGCTCTGCGCGGACGGGGTACATTCCAGATACAACAGCCCAGGGTAGGCTTTTGTCCCGGACCATCATTGCTGTTATATTGGAGTGTCATTCAGAACATAAAAGCTGGAATGGCGCATTGGATTCTGACCACATTCGGATCAGTAAGCCTCGGGAGTCCAAGGAGAtgttcatgatgatactgaaagaTGGAGTGGAATTTGAAGGGGAGGCACTGCTTAGGGCTAAGGTCAATGACCTACGCAAAGCTGCCCTGATCTTCAGAAGACTCTACCAGGCCAGTGGCCATTCTCCTGTTTACGTTTTGGAGCTCATACAAGCCCTTGAAGGAGCGACTACACACTCGGTTGCGCAGCCTGCGTTCATGGAATTTTTGAGGTATCATCCCGCGATCATGGCATCCGCTGGCCGTACTAACTTTACCAAGGCGATCAACAGAGATCGTGAAAGGATCCTTGTGGGACTACCAAAACCCACTATATGTCCAAATGACTGGAGAGCACTTGTCAAATTGGAAGGCCACATGCCTATTACGGTTGTGTACCGTTATGGCCCTTATGGAAGCACGGTGGGCGAGCTTATCAGGTTTATGCGCAATGTTCTCGAGCATGGTAAGGAGCATCAAGGAGAAGATGGCAATGTCGACTATTATAATGAGCACGAGTTGGAGCTATACCTTGCCAATACGTTCCATCCGTTTCTTCCAAGCATCATGCGAACCCTGTTGGCCTTGGGAAAAATGGAAGAACCGTGAGCACACCGTCCTCAAATTTCAACTTGTATTTCTTTCAATTACTCCAGTTGTTTGGTCTACTAAAAGCTCCTTCCTAGTTGCCTGCCTTATATTTACACGTCAGTAATTATCAATCACATTCATGACTTTCTTTTCTTCTAATAGTAACTTCTTCTTTTTTGTGTATAGCTGTGGACGCGCAGCCTGGTCTTCTTACAAATTATTTGTCTAAATAATTCGAACGAATTGGATCCATGGTCGAAGTGATCACTGCGAGAGGAGGTATGTATAATGTATTAACCATTATTTTGCAAGCAAAGTTTCCAGATTTACTATCATGCTTGATCGGCGGTAGCTATATATATTGCTTGGAATCTAGAACTGCAATTTGTTCATATAGTATGTCCCCTTGAGTATTGGAGAACCGAAACATTTTGGGTATGCTTTTATAATTATTCCTCTCGAAACTGGCACTGTTTACCTCATTTGTTGATTATGCTCACTAAATCGCATGCTCTTGTGGTTTTTCAGGTTATGTTTTTTGCATGGGGCTGTAAGAGGTTGCAGTTCCTTCAACAAGTTTTGATCGTGGGCGATGTGTTGAACTAAGATTTACCAGAGAAACTAAGGCGCTCAATTGAACCATAATTTTGAGGCGCGTGAAATAGATTGAATGCCATTTTATTAATAAGGAAAAATAAAGCATACTATAACCATGCATGCATTTTGTaccttttctttctttatttttgggaTCAGATTCTCTTTCTTTTCTAGCAGAAATAAACTTGTATTACTCAAGCATCATGGTTACAATTAGACCTGATCATACTCCGGGCTTGGCTTGACAAAGCACGAAGTGGAAATCCCAAGCCCGAGCACAGCCTGACCCAAAACATGTGAACAATGCAATTTCTTAATTAAAATAATTATAACccctcaaaaaatgaaaaaaaaattggggTATTTTAATATGATAGTATACctatttttgaattaaaataatgaTAATGCTCCATCTACGAACAGGCTACGTAAAGTAACGTAATCTTCCTAACTATAATCCTCTCCCCCCCCCTATTTCAACTGGGGTGGGCCCCAGCCACTAATCCTCATCCAATTAACTACCTTCACATCAACCTTTACGTAAAATCCTCATGTAAGTTTACGTGGGTCTAGCATCACTCTTAAAATAATTATTTTAGTGGCATTCGCTCTTTCAGCCCGGGCTTCAGCCGGAAAAGCTAAGACCAAGCCCAGCCCGGATGTCGGGCTTTCGTGCTCGGACCACCGGGATGGTTTGCCCATACACAGGTCTAGTTACAATCATTTCGATAGAACTCCTAAAAATTAATAGGCAGGCCTGGACCGAATTCAGACCAGAGTGCATGCTCTAAGAGTACTTGTAACGGATCCCTCGAAAATCAGATATGAGAAAAAAAAAGTTTTAAGAAATTAATCATCAGCTATCATATCTAAATAGAAGCCCGGTGATTTCTCGTGGCATTCAGCCTATCCACATTAGCAATCAACATGCACACATCCACTCAGTCCACCTCAACAATCTAGCCAGGCCATCAATTCCAAATGCCCTTCCTATTCTTGTGATTTATTTTTTGTTTCGTCTGCTTCCTCTTCCGTCTTATGTAACCGATGAGATAGTCTAATCTTAAGAGACATTCATTCGTCAATAATACCAAGCCGATGGGAAATGGTGGAGTCCCATCTCCCTTCAGTCCAACAATGTGTCTCTTCCCATCTCCCTCTAGTACGCCTGTTCCTCCATAGATTGCTGGAttcaccgcagctcacgtcgaaggagacccggccggaagcgcggtacgcaagcaatccggcgggcgcttttgttgacccgaaaccccacacgcccgggagggaccccgtcagggcgcgcggcggctatgggctgccctaggtcgacctgatcgcctttagggcctcgaggttcgctgccctgcaacaagaagaacaaacgaagaatgaggaagaagaagaactagggttaaggagaaaagataaaagataaaagtggtagattgatttgttcgtttgtgtgttgttcaatcggccgtcacctctcatctatttatgaggcggatggacttcccgtacaagaaaaggactaaaaattccgtccaaaacatcaaaaaccctaacctaactcggacaggaatctttggcaattttccggatcaactcggtctcaccgattggtttgcttcggtcccaccgagtgagcATTGACAACTTTCTGTAACTTTCTGTAATTTTCCGGATCAACTCGGTTTCACGGAGTCAATCAACTCGGTCGGTCAATATCAAAATCAACTGATTCGACGATTAAAACTTCGTAGCTtctgtttctgaccttgttttgcctTCACAGGTTGCATACGATCTCGGattaagatgatttttatatcaaaatcaactgattcgacgagacgcacaactttcatgttgaaacgtTTTCCATCAGAGGCCATCCTAATTGAGTTTATAGCCATTTTATAATCTGATGTCAATATGAGCATCTTTGAACTtctcataacttttgcatccgagctccgttttagaccatcttcatatccaaCTTGATCTTCTCGAATAGAGCTATCCCATGGTGACTTCCAATCATAACTTtaaattaatcttgacatagctttaaGCAACTTTTATGATTGTGCCACTTTTGAgcatcaacacatgcccccctgtttttcggcaaagctagcgtgccgaaGAATAACTTATACCATGTTtcttctaaggacgatgtcaacactccatcggccatttataggtgcttagggcgataatttctatatcggccatgtttatgcttagggcgataatttTATATCGGCCATATGGATCAGCATCAAAATGCAGCTAATCAAATCAATGATGATGTGGTAAAACCCTTGCATGATGTAAGAAGTTATATTGcgtccatggattaaaataagtccatggagggtaacCAGTCATACCTGAGGATGAATTCCATGTCATCGGCATAAATGACATAGTTGGAGAATGTGGATAATGTGTGCACTGAGGacgttgaaaccttcggcttggtcgttcataattttcactcttttccttctttacCTTTGTCACACTTCTTGCGATGGAAGCTTGCACACCATTCTTTTTTTGAGTACTtactttgggaacccatgccatgttcctttctttaagttcttgtgcactaagtttttgtaaaaaaaatttgCCAATaagataagccgagtgggcaccacGGTTGcgattttgtttgaagcaatggcaattcttgttctaccttgtgcactctcaacttcttctcttcagatttggcatttgattgacttgcctcgctgcctttagtagccaatgtcaatacTTTAATTGGCtccttttcatttgagatcaaatctgaagctgCATTTCTACGTCCATCTTTTTTAACATGGtagacttgcttgaccacctctttcttcttccttgagctctgaaccgattccttatgattgaaacggtct
This region of Triticum aestivum cultivar Chinese Spring chromosome 2D, IWGSC CS RefSeq v2.1, whole genome shotgun sequence genomic DNA includes:
- the LOC123055928 gene encoding uncharacterized protein, producing the protein MGKSFVRVKRKLAGAKKKLVRWKKELMRLRNAAPPAPATQAGATATPTAAGPASATTTVPGNTASSLNSSPQDEVKLSLRLLHGAPEVILEVAGSQDEVTRKIVEICLPCIGRPKSVQDLNEFLMSNPIVCSARTGYIPDTTAQGRLLSRTIIAVILECHSEHKSWNGALDSDHIRISKPRESKEMFMMILKDGVEFEGEALLRAKVNDLRKAALIFRRLYQASGHSPVYVLELIQALEGATTHSVAQPAFMEFLRYHPAIMASAGRTNFTKAINRDRERILVGLPKPTICPNDWRALVKLEGHMPITVVYRYGPYGSTVGELIRFMRNVLEHGKEHQGEDGNVDYYNEHELELYLANTFHPFLPSIMRTLLALGKMEEPCGRAAWSSYKLFV